In a single window of the bacterium genome:
- a CDS encoding tetratricopeptide repeat protein, whose translation MNRVKIKIISLCAVAAFLASNQCYAMSPQAMLHYNNALMLYKTDDMQGAKKELEVALEYANNDPDLHIKLADVLSKLGFWQDAIAEYNEASKLNPTDSFIYISIGNIYQEQNQYENALKSYMQASDIFPDYKFNYLNIANVKSLMGDTNGAVDYYNKFIYYYPAHADSRKNLASMYMKNKQPKEAITQYEFIMSNMPDEFKEYTSYGKALIQNKNYDKAIIILKQGIEKNPADPSAHSNLAIAYINTDQKDKAVDEFKNALQINPKLSQLKYDLAALLTDLKREDEAVLSYEDYLKDVPDSVNALYNVGLLYSHQNKTDKAIQNFEKALALKPDNTDIKEDLARSYHIAKHYDKAISLYNELLTIEKDDPELYYDAGLAYHSKQDMDKAIEMYKKSLALKDNNKVRQNYTGALIAKANQQNLNKNYNSAITYYNEALKSKPSDFQALSGLANTYQKMGRTDEAISNYEKAIVQDNTNKTIFIDYGKALAQSNKFEEAQGAYQKAIEIDPKEVQAYIGLGDSLYKTDHFDKAIVQYNKALELDPKNVETLIKTGNVHKDRLNNNKAIEYYQKALAVQPENSNAKFNLGLTFAEMGKTEEARKYYNEVIFSTPDFSYAYYALGLLEEQAQNYKAALQNYRQYLTLSPNDENARGIEYKIKELKGKLPAEQSNYVKAAETENLKSFPSEQQLNQVMSKNPKTEKQIQEINSVQNPNTAINKYIPAEPQVNQNNTTELPPLIIEDKAFQGENTGSSK comes from the coding sequence ATGAATAGGGTTAAAATAAAAATCATCTCGCTATGTGCTGTTGCAGCATTTCTTGCTTCAAATCAATGCTATGCAATGTCTCCTCAAGCAATGCTTCACTATAATAACGCTTTGATGCTATACAAAACCGATGACATGCAAGGTGCGAAAAAAGAACTGGAAGTAGCTCTTGAATATGCAAACAATGACCCTGATTTGCATATAAAACTGGCTGATGTTCTTTCCAAACTTGGGTTTTGGCAGGATGCAATAGCAGAATACAATGAAGCCTCTAAGCTTAATCCGACTGATTCGTTTATTTACATAAGCATCGGCAATATTTATCAAGAACAAAACCAGTACGAAAACGCCCTTAAATCATACATGCAGGCTTCGGATATTTTTCCCGATTATAAATTCAATTATTTAAACATCGCCAATGTTAAGTCTTTAATGGGTGATACCAACGGTGCGGTGGATTATTACAATAAATTTATCTATTATTACCCTGCCCACGCTGATTCCAGAAAAAATCTGGCTTCTATGTATATGAAAAACAAACAGCCTAAAGAAGCAATAACTCAATATGAATTTATTATGAGCAACATGCCGGATGAATTTAAAGAATATACAAGCTATGGCAAGGCTTTAATCCAAAATAAAAATTATGATAAAGCAATAATAATTTTAAAACAGGGCATAGAAAAAAATCCTGCAGATCCTTCTGCTCATTCAAATTTAGCTATTGCTTACATAAATACAGATCAAAAAGACAAAGCTGTAGACGAATTTAAAAACGCTTTACAAATTAACCCGAAACTTTCTCAACTTAAATACGATCTTGCAGCACTTCTAACCGATCTTAAAAGAGAAGATGAAGCTGTTTTATCTTATGAAGATTATTTAAAAGATGTTCCTGACAGCGTAAACGCTTTATATAACGTAGGTCTTCTATATAGCCATCAAAACAAAACAGATAAGGCTATACAAAATTTCGAGAAAGCTCTTGCTCTTAAACCTGATAATACAGACATAAAAGAAGATCTTGCAAGAAGTTATCATATAGCGAAGCATTATGACAAAGCGATATCTCTTTATAATGAGCTTTTAACCATTGAAAAAGACGACCCTGAGCTTTATTATGATGCAGGACTTGCTTATCATTCAAAACAGGATATGGATAAAGCCATAGAAATGTACAAAAAATCCCTTGCCTTAAAGGATAACAACAAGGTAAGACAGAATTATACAGGTGCATTAATCGCAAAAGCAAATCAACAAAATTTAAATAAAAATTATAACAGCGCTATTACTTATTATAATGAAGCTCTTAAGTCAAAGCCTTCTGATTTTCAAGCGCTTTCAGGACTTGCAAATACCTATCAAAAAATGGGCAGGACTGATGAAGCGATTTCTAATTATGAAAAAGCAATAGTACAAGACAATACAAACAAAACAATATTTATTGATTACGGAAAAGCACTTGCTCAATCAAACAAATTTGAAGAAGCACAGGGAGCTTATCAAAAGGCAATAGAAATTGATCCTAAAGAGGTTCAAGCTTATATCGGGCTTGGAGACTCTTTATACAAGACAGACCATTTTGACAAAGCTATAGTTCAATACAACAAAGCTCTTGAACTTGACCCCAAAAACGTTGAAACACTTATAAAAACAGGAAATGTCCATAAAGATAGATTAAATAACAACAAAGCAATTGAATATTACCAGAAAGCTCTCGCTGTACAGCCCGAAAATTCAAATGCCAAATTCAATCTGGGTCTTACTTTTGCGGAAATGGGAAAAACTGAAGAAGCCAGAAAATATTACAACGAAGTAATTTTTTCTACTCCTGATTTTTCTTATGCTTACTATGCGCTGGGACTTCTTGAGGAACAGGCTCAAAATTATAAAGCAGCATTGCAAAATTATCGACAATATTTAACATTATCCCCTAATGATGAAAATGCCAGAGGTATCGAATATAAAATTAAAGAATTAAAAGGGAAATTACCTGCAGAACAAAGCAACTACGTAAAAGCAGCAGAGACCGAGAATTTAAAATCATTTCCTTCAGAACAGCAACTAAATCAGGTAATGTCCAAAAATCCTAAAACTGAAAAACAAATTCAGGAAATAAACTCTGTTCAAAATCCAAATACTGCTATTAACAAGTACATACCCGCTGAACCTCAAGTAAATCAAAACAATACAACTGAACTACCCCCTCTTATTATAGAAGACAAAGCTTTTCAAGGAGAGAATACCGGCTCTTCCAAGTAA